From Micromonospora nigra, one genomic window encodes:
- a CDS encoding GNAT family N-acetyltransferase, producing the protein MFAVPLTADAELRPLNPWQAEEFLANLDRSRAHIAPWVAPSFVATDLDGARHVLQGYADRWARDDGGIWGIWCGGTLVGGVLLVSLNAARGVCEAGCWLEPAAEGRGLVTRAVTRLIDWVVDERGLHRVEWRTDARNARSIAVARRLGMRRDGVLRELLPGPEGRTDLEVWSVLAPEWRARRTSSAASG; encoded by the coding sequence ATGTTCGCCGTGCCGCTGACCGCCGACGCCGAGCTGCGTCCCCTCAATCCGTGGCAGGCCGAGGAGTTCCTGGCCAATCTCGACCGGTCTCGTGCGCACATCGCCCCCTGGGTGGCACCGTCCTTCGTGGCTACCGACCTCGACGGAGCGCGGCACGTGCTTCAGGGCTACGCCGACCGTTGGGCCCGCGACGACGGCGGCATCTGGGGCATCTGGTGCGGCGGCACGCTGGTGGGTGGGGTGCTGCTCGTCTCGCTGAACGCCGCGCGTGGGGTCTGCGAGGCGGGCTGCTGGCTCGAGCCGGCCGCCGAGGGGCGCGGGCTGGTGACCCGGGCGGTCACCCGTCTCATCGACTGGGTAGTCGACGAGCGTGGCCTGCACCGGGTCGAGTGGCGCACCGATGCCCGCAACGCCCGCAGCATCGCGGTGGCCCGCCGGCTCGGCATGCGTCGCGACGGCGTGCTGCGCGAGCTGCTGCCCGGTCCGGAGGGGCGCACCGATCTGGAGGTCTGGTCGGTGCTGGCCCCCGAGTGGCGGGCGCGACGCACTTCGTCGGCGGCGTCCGGCTGA
- a CDS encoding McrC family protein, whose protein sequence is MTLIRVREAGPSVQMRLGADDARRLAASGVVDVRPGPADGQWHVRAGRKVGVARIGRVEVHIEPKMPIARLMFLMGYVRNPKGWRDETVPLPEHAGLVPALAEALWRQTDRALRPGLLQGYRTVDETSPVLRGRLRETAQLSRRAGRALPLEVRHDDYTVDIAENRILATAVDRMLRVPGIDASSRRRLRHLAGRLAGVTRLLPGEPPPAWRRTRLNERLVIALGLAELVLAGSSVDAGRGGVLANAFLLDMWRVYEDFLSVALRVAVEPAYGGKVLLQAHHHLDLQRRLELRPDILWRNGAGAVGAVVDAKYKAAIGHGDAYQMLAYCIAYRLSRGHLVYPAGEHPPLSHIVCNAGVEIMCHSLDLDTDPVQLLARIDALAGEITRSGPVPAAALR, encoded by the coding sequence ATGACCCTCATCCGGGTACGCGAAGCCGGCCCCTCCGTGCAGATGCGGCTCGGTGCCGACGACGCGCGCCGGCTCGCCGCCTCGGGAGTCGTCGACGTCCGCCCGGGGCCGGCCGACGGCCAGTGGCACGTGCGCGCCGGACGGAAGGTCGGTGTGGCCCGGATCGGTCGCGTCGAGGTGCACATCGAGCCGAAGATGCCGATCGCGCGGCTGATGTTCCTGATGGGATACGTCCGCAATCCGAAGGGTTGGCGTGACGAGACCGTGCCGCTGCCCGAACACGCCGGTCTGGTGCCTGCACTGGCTGAGGCGTTGTGGCGGCAGACCGATCGTGCCCTACGCCCGGGTCTTCTCCAGGGCTACCGGACGGTTGACGAGACCTCGCCGGTGCTGCGCGGCCGGCTGCGCGAGACCGCACAACTGTCCCGACGTGCGGGTCGAGCGCTGCCGCTGGAGGTCCGGCACGACGACTACACGGTCGACATCGCCGAGAACCGCATCCTCGCCACCGCAGTCGACCGGATGTTACGGGTTCCCGGCATCGACGCAAGCTCCCGGCGCAGGCTGCGACACCTTGCCGGGCGTCTCGCAGGCGTGACCCGTCTGTTGCCGGGCGAACCCCCACCGGCTTGGCGGCGGACCCGGCTCAACGAGCGGCTGGTCATCGCACTCGGGCTCGCCGAGCTGGTGCTCGCCGGTTCCTCCGTCGACGCGGGCCGGGGTGGGGTGCTGGCAAACGCCTTCTTGCTCGACATGTGGCGCGTCTACGAAGACTTTCTCTCGGTCGCGCTTCGCGTCGCCGTCGAGCCTGCGTACGGCGGGAAAGTCCTGCTCCAGGCGCACCACCACCTCGACCTGCAGCGTCGCCTCGAACTGCGTCCCGACATCCTCTGGCGCAACGGAGCGGGTGCTGTCGGAGCCGTGGTGGACGCCAAGTACAAGGCGGCGATCGGCCACGGCGACGCCTACCAGATGCTCGCATACTGCATCGCCTACCGCCTGTCGCGCGGCCACCTGGTGTATCCGGCCGGCGAGCATCCGCCGCTGAGTCATATCGTCTGCAACGCCGGGGTCGAGATCATGTGCCATTCCCTCGATCTCGACACCGACCCGGTGCAGTTGCTCGCGCGGATAGACGCGTTGGCCGGGGAGATAACCCGTTCAGGGCCTGTGCCGGCGGCTGCGCTTCGCTAG
- a CDS encoding helix-turn-helix domain-containing protein: MALKRHRLAARRKTVGHTQESLAEKLGVDRTTVVRWERCESEPQPWVRPRLADALRVSPDELGTLLAETQDAESRHSDRLAVALKKPRTVDLAAVAHLKQELDRLIDSYDVRPSVALLPDASRLHSDVRFLRKHAAGDAVRRALRNVEAAASIFMGQLVWDVSQRRNSQTALSYFDQAAYTAQQNRDAEAESQARLRQSYVTLYSECEPKSGLAQARRAAQLASQCGSHSLSALALLHVGEANAMMGERSACERALSQAESHLSRTEPKDPAKALISAGQLQRLAGSCYLSLGEPKRAQSLLGAIPAAIQDRRKSHAIALANLALTHVRQREIDGATETLHQVIDSIEQTRGGGAVNVLFTANRELQPWRDRPDVQEVMDRTFALMSS; this comes from the coding sequence ATGGCCCTCAAGCGACACCGCCTCGCCGCACGCCGGAAGACGGTCGGCCACACCCAGGAGAGCCTCGCGGAAAAGCTGGGCGTCGACCGCACGACCGTCGTCCGGTGGGAACGCTGCGAGTCGGAGCCCCAGCCGTGGGTTCGCCCGAGGCTCGCCGATGCGCTGCGGGTATCGCCCGATGAACTAGGTACCTTGCTCGCCGAGACACAGGATGCCGAGTCCCGGCACAGCGACCGTCTGGCCGTGGCGCTCAAGAAGCCCCGCACAGTCGACCTTGCGGCCGTGGCCCACCTGAAACAGGAGCTTGATCGGCTGATCGACAGCTATGACGTCCGGCCATCCGTCGCGCTCTTACCGGACGCCAGTCGCCTGCACAGCGACGTGCGCTTCCTGCGCAAACATGCCGCCGGGGACGCCGTCCGCCGCGCCTTGCGCAACGTCGAGGCGGCGGCCTCAATCTTCATGGGTCAACTCGTCTGGGATGTCTCGCAGCGGAGGAACAGCCAGACAGCGCTCAGCTACTTCGACCAGGCGGCCTACACCGCGCAGCAGAACCGCGACGCCGAGGCAGAGTCACAGGCCAGACTTCGCCAAAGCTATGTGACCCTCTACAGCGAGTGCGAACCAAAGAGCGGTCTCGCCCAGGCGAGACGCGCCGCTCAGCTCGCCTCCCAATGCGGCAGCCACTCGCTGTCCGCCCTCGCTCTGCTGCACGTGGGCGAGGCCAATGCGATGATGGGCGAACGCTCGGCGTGTGAACGGGCACTCAGCCAGGCCGAAAGCCACCTGAGCCGAACAGAACCGAAGGATCCGGCAAAGGCCCTCATCTCAGCCGGGCAACTGCAACGGCTGGCCGGCTCCTGCTACCTCTCGCTTGGCGAACCCAAGCGGGCGCAATCCCTCCTCGGAGCGATCCCGGCAGCAATACAGGACCGCCGGAAGTCCCATGCGATCGCGCTCGCCAATCTCGCGCTGACTCACGTACGGCAGCGTGAGATTGACGGTGCGACCGAGACACTGCACCAGGTCATCGATTCGATCGAGCAGACTCGCGGTGGCGGGGCGGTCAACGTTCTCTTCACGGCCAATCGTGAGCTGCAACCATGGCGAGACCGGCCGGATGTCCAAGAGGTCATGGACCGGACCTTCGCGCTGATGTCGTCCTGA
- a CDS encoding oxidoreductase encodes MTAALGASWSVTMRYARQAADHFWCTVEDRCPGLLPERTAGVFLAALGRLASGGDDPAGRAALLAVLGRAYRRYRLLPHRRAVEAALTGTVARHLPWTPELAATWERAGRLASAAVVEAAEQTGDGPAWWPAEVIGHDRPADGVAILTVRPWRRLPFQPGQAVPVCTERWPGRWRWYSPANSPRPDGTLEFHVRAVAAVSRALVHAVRPGDPLWLGPPCDTGLRLDPTCGADLLLAAGGTGLAPLRALVEQVAVAPAGRRVTLIAGTRTFTDLYDAIALDTLDRAHDWLTIVPAFSHDTSAEPAEQGDALTFALDHHTHQEVYVCGPPAMLASARRRLPAAGMPVDRLHLARDFGR; translated from the coding sequence GTGACCGCCGCGCTGGGCGCGTCGTGGAGCGTCACCATGCGGTACGCCCGCCAGGCCGCCGACCACTTCTGGTGCACGGTCGAGGACCGCTGCCCGGGGCTGCTGCCGGAACGGACGGCGGGTGTGTTCCTCGCCGCGCTGGGGCGGCTCGCCAGCGGCGGCGACGACCCGGCGGGGCGGGCGGCGCTGCTGGCCGTGCTCGGCCGGGCCTACCGCCGCTACCGGCTGCTGCCGCACCGGCGGGCCGTCGAGGCCGCGCTGACCGGCACCGTCGCCCGTCACCTGCCCTGGACGCCGGAGTTGGCGGCGACCTGGGAACGCGCCGGGCGGCTGGCGTCGGCGGCGGTGGTCGAGGCCGCCGAACAGACCGGCGACGGCCCGGCCTGGTGGCCCGCCGAGGTGATCGGCCACGACCGGCCCGCCGACGGCGTCGCCATCCTGACCGTACGCCCCTGGCGTCGGCTGCCGTTCCAGCCCGGCCAGGCGGTGCCGGTCTGCACCGAACGCTGGCCCGGCCGGTGGCGGTGGTACTCACCGGCCAACTCCCCGCGCCCCGACGGCACGCTGGAGTTCCACGTCCGTGCCGTCGCCGCCGTCTCCCGCGCGCTGGTCCACGCGGTACGCCCCGGCGACCCGCTCTGGCTCGGCCCGCCCTGCGACACCGGGCTGCGGCTCGACCCGACCTGCGGGGCGGATCTGCTGCTGGCCGCCGGGGGCACCGGGCTTGCGCCGCTACGCGCCCTGGTCGAACAGGTCGCCGTGGCGCCGGCCGGGCGGCGGGTCACCCTGATCGCCGGTACGCGCACCTTCACCGACCTCTACGACGCCATCGCGCTCGACACGCTCGACCGCGCCCACGACTGGCTCACCATCGTGCCCGCGTTCTCCCACGACACGTCGGCGGAACCGGCCGAACAGGGCGACGCCCTCACCTTCGCCCTCGACCACCACACCCACCAGGAGGTCTACGTGTGTGGCCCGCCGGCCATGCTCGCCTCGGCCAGGCGTCGGCTGCCCGCCGCCGGCATGCCCGTCGACCGGCTCCACCTTGCCCGGGACTTCGGCCGCTGA
- a CDS encoding exonuclease domain-containing protein has translation MKAELGQVVKTGSRWTTYHHECAPVRNAPPSGTHSGWHDLPMVGFDIEGTDKEPMDSRIVSAALVYADGTTSSWLINPGVPIPSEASMIHGITNEMVRSAGRPPREALAELATAISKVIADGTPLVAFCAHYDVTTLHTELARHSLPAVDWDRADIVDPSILHGEVEPRWYDSRQLSGLCKYYGVELTTAHNAASDARAAVDLATSIAARHERIARLRPDALHQAQIDWYVKQKRELQAFFDRQGRVETVSLDWPLETKRRG, from the coding sequence GTGAAAGCCGAGCTCGGACAGGTGGTCAAGACCGGCAGCCGTTGGACCACCTATCACCATGAATGTGCCCCGGTCAGGAACGCTCCGCCCTCCGGGACCCATAGCGGCTGGCACGACCTGCCGATGGTGGGCTTCGACATCGAGGGCACCGACAAGGAGCCCATGGATAGCCGCATCGTCTCCGCAGCCCTGGTTTACGCCGACGGCACAACGTCAAGCTGGCTCATCAACCCCGGCGTACCCATTCCGTCCGAAGCCTCCATGATCCATGGCATCACCAACGAGATGGTGCGTAGCGCCGGAAGGCCACCTCGGGAGGCGCTGGCCGAGCTGGCAACGGCGATTTCTAAGGTGATCGCGGACGGCACACCGCTGGTTGCCTTCTGCGCCCACTACGACGTCACGACGCTGCACACCGAGCTGGCACGCCACAGTCTTCCGGCCGTGGACTGGGATCGCGCCGACATCGTCGACCCCTCGATTCTGCACGGGGAGGTCGAGCCCCGCTGGTACGACAGCCGGCAACTAAGCGGCCTGTGCAAGTACTACGGGGTCGAGCTGACGACCGCTCATAACGCCGCGAGCGATGCACGCGCGGCTGTCGACCTGGCGACATCGATCGCGGCCCGTCATGAACGGATCGCCCGACTGCGCCCTGATGCCCTGCATCAGGCGCAGATCGACTGGTATGTCAAGCAAAAGCGGGAACTCCAAGCCTTTTTCGACAGGCAGGGCCGCGTTGAAACAGTGAGCTTGGATTGGCCTCTCGAGACCAAGCGACGCGGATAG
- a CDS encoding glycosyl hydrolase family 18 protein: MKRSFRRALWVGAVVALTAATAPMASAFGAGSVTTTFTKVQDWGTGHETRVTITNGSDATVATWRIEFDLPSGTSISSSWDADVTRSGNHYVAVKKSWAGGLAPGASFSWGYNGAGAYRAPLNCTINGAPCGGGTPPPTTAPPTTTPPTTAPPTTPPPTTPPPTTTPPDPNGKKVVGYFAQWGVYARNYHVKNIHTSGSASKLTHILYAFGNTTGGRCTIGDSYADYEKAYTAADSVDGVADTWDQPLRGSFNQLRKLKKMYPHIKVIWSFGGWTWSGGFTQAAQNPAAFADSCYRLVEDPRWADVFDGIDVDWEYPNACGLTCDSSGPNAFKNVVSALRARFGSGNLVTAAITADGSNGGKIDATDYAGAATHLNWIMPMTYDYFGAFNAQGPTAPHSPLTSYPGIPQQGFWSDAAIQKLKSKGIPANKLLLGIGFYGRGWTGVTQTAPGGTATGPAPGTYEQGIEDYKVLKNSCPATGTIAGTAYAKCGSNWWSYDTPATIGGKMTYAKNQGLGGAFFWELSGDTGNGELIGAIKGGLG, encoded by the coding sequence ATGAAGAGATCGTTCCGCCGGGCCCTCTGGGTCGGCGCCGTGGTCGCGTTGACCGCCGCGACCGCCCCGATGGCGTCGGCCTTCGGCGCCGGAAGCGTGACGACCACGTTCACCAAGGTGCAGGACTGGGGGACCGGTCACGAGACCCGGGTGACCATCACCAACGGTTCGGACGCCACGGTCGCCACCTGGCGCATCGAGTTCGACCTGCCCTCGGGCACCAGCATCAGTAGCTCCTGGGACGCCGACGTCACCCGCAGCGGCAACCACTACGTCGCGGTCAAGAAGAGCTGGGCCGGCGGGCTCGCCCCCGGCGCCTCCTTCAGCTGGGGCTACAACGGTGCCGGGGCGTACCGGGCGCCGCTGAACTGCACGATCAACGGCGCGCCGTGCGGCGGGGGCACCCCGCCGCCCACCACCGCGCCGCCGACCACCACCCCGCCGACGACGGCGCCGCCGACCACGCCTCCACCCACCACCCCGCCCCCGACCACGACGCCGCCGGACCCCAACGGCAAGAAGGTCGTCGGGTACTTCGCACAGTGGGGCGTCTACGCCCGCAACTACCACGTGAAGAACATCCACACCAGCGGCTCGGCCTCGAAGCTGACCCACATCCTGTACGCCTTCGGCAACACCACCGGCGGCCGGTGCACCATCGGTGACAGCTACGCCGACTACGAGAAGGCGTACACGGCGGCGGACAGCGTCGACGGCGTCGCCGACACCTGGGACCAGCCGCTGCGCGGCAGCTTCAACCAGCTCCGCAAGCTGAAGAAGATGTACCCGCACATCAAGGTCATCTGGTCCTTCGGTGGGTGGACCTGGTCCGGCGGCTTCACCCAGGCCGCGCAGAACCCGGCCGCCTTCGCCGACAGCTGCTACCGGCTGGTCGAGGACCCGCGCTGGGCGGACGTGTTCGACGGCATCGACGTCGACTGGGAGTACCCGAACGCGTGCGGCCTCACCTGTGACTCCAGCGGCCCGAACGCGTTCAAGAACGTGGTCAGCGCGCTGCGGGCCCGGTTCGGCTCGGGCAACCTGGTCACGGCCGCCATCACCGCGGACGGCAGCAACGGCGGCAAGATCGACGCCACCGACTACGCCGGTGCGGCCACGCACCTGAACTGGATCATGCCGATGACGTACGACTACTTCGGCGCCTTCAACGCGCAGGGCCCCACCGCCCCGCACTCCCCGCTCACCTCGTACCCGGGCATCCCGCAGCAGGGCTTCTGGTCCGACGCGGCCATCCAGAAGCTCAAGAGCAAGGGCATCCCGGCCAACAAGCTGCTGCTCGGCATCGGCTTCTACGGCCGGGGCTGGACCGGGGTGACCCAGACCGCGCCGGGCGGCACCGCCACCGGCCCGGCCCCGGGCACCTACGAGCAGGGCATCGAGGACTACAAGGTGCTCAAGAACAGCTGCCCGGCGACGGGCACGATCGCCGGCACCGCGTACGCCAAGTGCGGCAGCAACTGGTGGAGCTACGACACCCCCGCCACCATCGGCGGCAAGATGACGTACGCCAAGAACCAGGGCCTCGGTGGCGCCTTCTTCTGGGAGCTCTCCGGTGACACCGGAAACGGCGAACTGATCGGCGCCATCAAGGGCGGTCTCGGCTAG
- a CDS encoding class II 3-deoxy-7-phosphoheptulonate synthase, which yields MRHEWHQLSHPAVGSPVLQTSRPTVDSAEDAALGLDRWRDLPRAQTPPWPDPAEVAQVCRVLDTVPSVVAPYEVDQLRQRLALVCEGKAFLLQGGDCAETFADNTESHLLANARTLLQMAIVLTYGASLPVVKVARVAGQYTKPRSLPTDARGLPAYRGDLINSLEATPEARVADPQRMIRAYANSAAAMNMLRAYLAGGLADLHAVHDWNKGFVRNSPAGERYEAIAREIDRALAFIRACGMTEDDALRTVTLYCSHEALALEYDRALTRVSDNRAYGLSGHFLWIGERTRQIDGAHIDFISRIANPIGVKLGPTTTPDQAIELCEKLNPDNIPGRLTLISRMGNHKVRESLPPIVAKVTAAGAKVVWQCDPMHGNTHESSNGYKTRHFDRIVDEVLGYFEVHRGLETHPGGLHVELTGEDVTECLGGAQGIEDLDLPDRYETACDPRLNTQQSLELAFLVAEMLRG from the coding sequence ATGCGCCATGAGTGGCATCAGTTGAGTCATCCCGCCGTGGGCAGCCCGGTCCTGCAGACCAGCCGCCCGACCGTCGACTCCGCCGAGGACGCGGCGCTCGGCCTGGACCGCTGGCGGGACCTGCCACGCGCCCAGACCCCGCCCTGGCCGGACCCCGCCGAGGTGGCCCAGGTCTGCCGGGTGCTCGACACCGTCCCGTCGGTCGTCGCGCCCTACGAGGTCGACCAGCTCCGCCAGCGACTCGCCCTGGTCTGCGAGGGCAAGGCGTTCCTGCTCCAGGGCGGCGACTGCGCCGAGACCTTCGCCGACAACACCGAGAGCCATCTGCTGGCCAACGCCCGCACCCTGCTCCAGATGGCCATCGTGCTCACCTACGGCGCGTCCCTGCCGGTGGTGAAGGTCGCCCGTGTCGCCGGGCAGTACACCAAGCCCCGGTCGCTGCCGACCGACGCGCGCGGGCTGCCGGCGTACCGGGGCGACCTGATCAACTCGCTGGAGGCCACGCCGGAGGCCCGGGTCGCCGATCCGCAGCGCATGATCCGGGCGTACGCGAACTCCGCCGCCGCGATGAACATGCTCCGGGCGTACCTGGCCGGCGGGCTCGCCGACCTGCACGCCGTGCACGACTGGAACAAGGGCTTCGTGCGCAACTCCCCGGCCGGTGAGCGGTACGAGGCCATCGCCCGCGAGATCGACCGGGCGCTGGCCTTCATCCGGGCCTGCGGGATGACCGAGGACGACGCGCTGCGCACCGTCACCCTGTACTGCTCCCACGAGGCCCTGGCCCTGGAGTACGACCGGGCGCTGACCCGGGTGTCCGACAACCGGGCGTACGGCCTGTCCGGGCACTTCCTGTGGATCGGCGAGCGCACCCGCCAGATCGACGGGGCGCACATCGACTTCATCTCCCGCATCGCCAACCCGATCGGGGTGAAGCTCGGCCCGACCACCACCCCCGACCAGGCGATCGAGCTCTGCGAGAAGCTCAACCCCGACAACATCCCCGGCCGGCTCACCCTGATCAGCCGGATGGGCAACCACAAGGTCCGCGAATCGCTGCCGCCCATCGTGGCCAAGGTCACCGCCGCCGGGGCCAAGGTGGTGTGGCAGTGCGACCCGATGCACGGCAACACCCACGAGTCGTCCAACGGCTACAAGACCCGGCACTTCGACCGCATCGTCGACGAGGTGCTCGGCTACTTCGAGGTGCACCGTGGCCTGGAGACCCACCCGGGTGGCCTGCACGTCGAGCTGACCGGCGAGGACGTCACCGAGTGCCTCGGTGGTGCCCAGGGCATCGAGGACCTGGACCTGCCCGACCGGTACGAGACCGCCTGCGACCCGCGCCTGAACACCCAGCAGTCGCTGGAACTGGCCTTCCTGGTGGCGGAGATGCTCCGTGGCTGA
- a CDS encoding DivIVA domain-containing protein — protein MGVYHSRNALAGPLTPDRLAAVELHRTPLGRRGYRPDDVDALLHRLAYEIGERIRQRDQVWEENRRLKHALRTWQSEHATTRHER, from the coding sequence ATGGGCGTCTACCACAGCCGCAACGCGCTGGCCGGCCCGCTCACCCCCGACCGGCTGGCTGCGGTCGAGCTGCACCGCACGCCGCTGGGCCGGCGCGGCTACCGGCCCGACGACGTCGACGCCCTGCTGCACCGGCTCGCGTACGAGATTGGGGAGCGCATCCGGCAGCGCGACCAGGTGTGGGAGGAGAACCGCCGCCTCAAACACGCCCTTCGCACCTGGCAGTCCGAGCACGCCACCACGCGCCACGAGCGGTGA
- a CDS encoding AAA family ATPase, protein MSEGVRYALLVRTCLEVLREAGGRMHGREVLAEVAQRVDLTEAERRTHKSGAAAWNVAARFHTGDAATAGWMVKRDGFWWITDDGRRALETYQDPDSLSAEIGRRHREVFRSRKQARKKYESKLHTIAAALALVPDGSWTAYDDLADLVDGSPDEIAHLLAETYVENSHRVLQADGQVPPAMHQHFRYRGGDVRAQLVEEGVEFEGRQANPEQRITADLLGKRQAEAETTTPETTSRRAWLVRGSNVDGVDLVPQWLAQGWVSLAASQLPELDDDIEQQRLQQIVEEEYRHKSYSVREKLLGYFGAFLRKMRPGDYLMTMHRGEVYLGHVDGAAYFVESPDRRSNLRRPVRWLNVGGPRDLTDLTGPLPALTQSQDDLIDLTDALDALDRLYADLVPEQPVPQPAPEARLAEVTDRTAVDLLTDLGWLSDLRELLAERRQVILFGPPGTGKTYLAQKLAARLTEPHAVKLIQFHPSYTYEDFFEGFRPESGDDGTLRFKLTSGPLRQLADDAREHPSTAYILIIDEINRGNLAKIFGELYFLLEYRDQRIRLQYSAEDFTLPANLYLIGTMNTADRSIALVDAAMRRRFAFVELHPAKLPVHGLLNRWLDQKGLASDAPALLDALNARLADADYAIGPSYLMRESVHVRPDGLDRVWRHDILPLLVEHHYADDVDVTQHYGLDTLRQSLPEVP, encoded by the coding sequence ATGTCCGAGGGGGTCCGGTACGCGCTGCTGGTGCGCACCTGTCTGGAGGTGCTGCGCGAGGCCGGCGGCCGGATGCACGGCCGGGAGGTGCTCGCCGAGGTCGCTCAACGTGTCGACCTGACCGAGGCGGAGCGGAGAACCCACAAGAGCGGCGCCGCTGCCTGGAACGTGGCGGCCCGATTCCACACCGGCGACGCGGCGACCGCCGGGTGGATGGTGAAGCGGGACGGGTTCTGGTGGATCACCGACGACGGCCGACGGGCGCTGGAGACATATCAGGATCCGGATTCCTTGTCTGCCGAGATCGGTCGCCGGCACCGTGAGGTCTTTCGTAGCCGGAAGCAGGCCCGCAAGAAGTACGAGAGCAAACTGCACACCATCGCCGCCGCGCTCGCGCTGGTCCCGGACGGCTCCTGGACCGCGTACGACGACCTCGCGGATCTCGTCGACGGCTCGCCGGACGAGATTGCCCACCTGCTGGCCGAGACCTACGTCGAGAACTCACACCGGGTGCTGCAGGCCGACGGGCAGGTACCACCCGCTATGCACCAACACTTCAGGTACCGGGGCGGCGACGTGCGTGCCCAACTGGTCGAGGAGGGCGTCGAGTTCGAGGGACGGCAGGCCAACCCCGAGCAGCGCATCACGGCAGACCTCCTGGGCAAGCGGCAGGCGGAAGCGGAAACGACCACCCCGGAGACCACGTCGCGCCGTGCCTGGCTCGTACGCGGATCCAATGTCGATGGTGTCGACCTCGTGCCGCAGTGGTTGGCGCAGGGCTGGGTGTCCCTGGCCGCCTCGCAGTTGCCCGAGTTGGACGATGACATCGAGCAGCAGCGCCTCCAGCAGATCGTCGAGGAGGAGTACCGGCACAAGAGTTACTCCGTGCGGGAGAAACTGCTCGGCTACTTTGGCGCTTTCCTGCGCAAGATGCGACCGGGCGACTATCTGATGACGATGCACCGGGGCGAGGTCTACCTGGGCCACGTCGACGGGGCCGCGTACTTCGTGGAGTCGCCGGACCGGCGGTCCAACCTGCGCCGCCCGGTACGGTGGCTCAACGTCGGCGGGCCGCGGGATCTCACCGACCTGACCGGCCCGTTGCCTGCCTTGACGCAGAGCCAGGACGACCTGATCGACCTCACCGACGCGCTGGACGCGCTCGATCGGCTCTACGCCGATCTGGTGCCCGAGCAGCCGGTGCCGCAGCCAGCTCCGGAGGCACGGCTTGCGGAGGTGACCGACAGGACGGCCGTTGACCTGCTCACCGACCTCGGCTGGCTGTCCGACCTGCGGGAACTGCTCGCCGAGCGGCGGCAGGTAATCCTCTTTGGCCCGCCGGGCACCGGAAAGACCTACCTGGCGCAGAAGCTGGCGGCTCGACTCACCGAACCCCACGCGGTGAAGCTCATCCAGTTCCACCCCTCATACACCTACGAGGACTTCTTCGAAGGCTTCCGGCCGGAGAGCGGCGACGACGGGACGCTGCGGTTCAAGCTCACCTCCGGGCCGCTGCGACAACTCGCCGACGACGCTCGCGAGCACCCGTCCACCGCGTACATCCTGATCATCGACGAGATCAACCGGGGCAACCTGGCGAAGATCTTCGGCGAGCTGTACTTCCTGCTCGAATATCGCGACCAGCGAATTCGCCTCCAGTACTCGGCGGAGGACTTCACCCTGCCGGCGAATCTCTACCTGATCGGCACCATGAACACCGCAGACCGGTCCATCGCCCTCGTCGACGCGGCGATGCGGCGGCGGTTCGCGTTCGTCGAGCTGCACCCGGCCAAACTGCCCGTGCACGGACTGTTGAACCGCTGGCTCGACCAGAAGGGCCTCGCCTCGGACGCACCGGCCCTGCTCGACGCGCTCAACGCCCGACTCGCCGACGCCGACTACGCGATCGGCCCGTCGTATCTCATGCGGGAGTCGGTTCACGTCAGGCCGGACGGCCTCGACCGGGTGTGGCGGCATGACATCCTGCCGCTGCTCGTCGAACACCACTACGCCGACGACGTCGACGTCACGCAGCACTATGGCCTTGACACGCTGCGGCAGTCGTTGCCTGAGGTGCCATGA